A window of Cryptomeria japonica chromosome 3, Sugi_1.0, whole genome shotgun sequence contains these coding sequences:
- the LOC131067004 gene encoding uncharacterized protein LOC131067004 — MDGLPNSHAFAAENASEVLNGRLKLDQASQTLRNCDTLTNRLPRFSDDKCVLCQGFSIREYVSKVRSMSIRESWPLPESLVEGNQHLLPPLNRPIYRWWACQYCHEGHKHCGTRSHTVLFHGAKPENNGSKIDVIIDREIMFSIEPFSNLDMCSFGDLEEQIRKQNPIQNSGQDDNTGKNEKGIIRIANNDGKQDVYERCQNSVMSPISANPGFNNWTLECASQSDPVRPRKNGKPDANVHRANQNGNGQNLGTTSLKASINRRQLPKLSFDLMERECRIFKKLENSEKTEKAKRAKKVARFQITAKPMSIQSDKNKIKNQRPQGTRSETLDINNGDHATGVKVCPVCTTFTSATVTTVNAHIDDCLAQTSDTQKKPGQAHKRRSRTQKKRSIIDICAASPRVQNHSGRQNFFGIDESAGSPTANCNLMKSVALIQSNFGNEICEGLRNLNCKRKRAAQSHPIIENGKAGNRQMGRKRRR; from the exons ATGGACGGTCTACCTAATTCGCATGCATTTGCAGCTGAAAATGCCTCAGAAGTTTTAAACGGCCGCCTCAAATTAGATCAAGCTTCACAGACACTCAGAAATTGTGATACTCTAACTAATCGCCTGCCCCGGTTTAGTGATGATAAATGCGTTTTATGCCAAGGTTTCTCCATTCG TGAATATGTAAGCAAAGTTAGAAGTATGAGCATCAGGGAATCATGGCCTTTACCGGAGAGTCTGGTAGAGGGAAACCAGCACCTGCTTCCGCCTCTTAATAGGCCTATTTACAGATGGTGGGCATGTCAATATTGCCATGAAGGACATAAGCACTGTGGAACGAGAAGTCATACAGTGTTATTTCATGGAGCTAAGCCTGAAAATAATGGTAGCAAGATAGACGTAATAATAGACCGGGAAATAATGTTCTCTATAGAACCATTTTCAAACTTAGATATGTGTAGTTTTGGTGACTTAGAAGAACAAATCCGAAAACAAAACCCGATCCAAAATTCCGGACAGGATGACAATACCGGAAAGAACGAAAAGGGTATAATTAGAATTGCAAACAACGATGGAAAACAAGATGTTTATGAGCGCTGCCAGAATTCTGTAATGTCGCCAATTTCAGCGAATCCCGGCTTCAATAACTGGACACTGGAATGTGCTTCACAGTCTGACCCTGTGCGACCGCGCAAAAATGGAAAGCCTGATGCAAACGTGCATAGAGCTAACCAAAACGGGAACGGCCAGAACCTGGGTACTACTTCACTCAAAGCTTCCATAAATAGAAGACAGTTACCGAAATTATCATTTGATTTGATGGAAAGGGAATGCCGAATTTTTAAGAAATTAGAAAACAGCGAGAAAACGGAAAAGGCGAAGAGGGCTAAAAAAGTAGCACGATTTCAGATAACAGCAAAGCCAATGTCTATTCAATCTgacaaaaacaaaattaaaaatcaaaggccTCAGGGAACTAGATCTGAGACGCTTGACATTAACAATGGTGATCATGCTACTGGGGTCAAAGTTTGCCCAGTTTGCACAACATTTACTTCGGCCACTGTAACAACTGTGAATGCGCATATAGACGATTGTCTTGCCCAAACATCTGACACACAGAAGAAACCAGGTCAAGCCCATAAACGCAGATCAAGGACGCAAAAGAAGCGGTCGATAATTGATATTTGTGCTGCTTCCCCGCGAGTTCAGAATCATTCAGGTCGCCAGAATTTTTTTGGGATTGATGAATCAGCGGGTTCGCCTACAGCTAACTGCAACCTAATGAAATCAGTGGCACTGATACAGtcaaattttggaaatgaaatttgTGAAGGTTTACGGAACTTGAATTGCAAAAGAAAGAGGGCAGCTCAATCACATCCAATTATTGAAAATGGGAAAGCTGGAAATAGACAAATGGGAAGAAAACGCCGGCGGTAG